The DNA sequence CAGCGTGCTGACCAACAAATACGCCGAGGGTTACCCTGGACGTCGTTACTATGGGGGATGCCAGTTTGCGGACGTTGCTGAAAATCTGGCGATTGATCGTGCCAAGCAGCTGTTTGGTTGTGAATTCGCTAACGTGCAGCCGAACTCTGGCTCGCAAGCCAACCAAGGTGTGTTCCAAGCGCTGCTTCAGCCGGGCGATACTATTCTTGGTATGAACTTGGCCTCGGGTGGTCACCTGACGCACGGTGCCGCGCCAAACCAATCTGGCAAATGGTTCAACGCGGTTCAGTACGGCGTTCGCAAAGAAGATAACTTGATCGACTATGATCAGATTCAAGCGCTGGCAACCGAGCACCAGCCAAAGATGCTTATCGCGGGCGGCTCAGCCATCCCACGTGTCATTGATTTTGCCAAAATGCGTGAGATCGCTGATAGTGTTGGTGCATATCTGCATGTCGACATGGCGCACTTTGCCGGTCTGGTCGCGGCGGGTGAGCACCCAAGCCCGTTCCCGCATGCGCATGTTGCGACAACGACAACGCACAAAACCCTGCGTGGCCCACGTGGTGGCATGATCGTCACAAATGACGAAGCCATCGCCAAAAAGGTCAACAGCGCGATCTTCCCTGGTATTCAGGGTGGCCCGTTGATGCATGTGATTGCCGCCAAAGCGGTTGCCTTTGGTGAAGCTCTGCAGCCAGAGTTCAAACAGTACATCAAACAGGTTCGTGCCAACGCCGTTGCACTGGCTGATCAACTGATCAAAGGTGGTTTGGACATCGTCACTGGTGGTACTGACACGCACGTGATGCTGGTTGACCTGCGCCCGAAAAAAGTAACCGGGAACATCACCGATGCCGCACTGGGCCGTGCACATATCACCACCAACAAAAACGGTATCCCGTTTGACCCTGAAAAGCCAACTGTGACATCGGGCATCCGTTTGGGCACACCTGCGGGCACGACTCGTGGCTTTGGTGAGGCTGAGTTCCGCGAAATCGCAGATCTGATCGTAGAAGTTGTTGATGGTCTGGCCGCAAACGGTCCGAATGGAAACGCCGAAGTTGAAGCAAACGTTCGCACCAAAGTGGCCGCATTGTGCGCGCGCTTCCCACTGTACCCGAACCACTGATCTTGGATCCAGTTAGAGATTTGACCGCGCGGCAGTGCCGCGCGGTTTTTTTTGGTGGATGCGTTCGGTTCTGAAATCACTTTAGAATTATTCCAAACCTTGACAGGTCCCGTCCCGAGGCGCATATCCATAGCACTGACGAAAGGCGCGCAAATGTTTATCCAGACAGAATCCACCCCGAACCCGGCCACATTGAAGTTCCTGCCCGGTCAAATGGTGCTTGAAATGGGCACAGCCGATTTTCCCTCTGCGGAAGGTTCAGAGAAGTCGCCGCTGGCCGAGCGGATTTTTAAGGCGCAGGGCGTGACTGGAGTTTTCCTGGGTAACGATTTTGTCACCGTGACCAAAGCAAATGATGTCGAATGGGATCACATCAAGCCTGCTATTCTGGGCGCAATCATGGAACATTTTCAATCGGGCCAGCCGGTAATGCTGGGCGATGCTTCGCAAAACTCTGGCCATGCTGAGCATGATGGCGAAAATGGCGAAGTAGTCAATCAGATCAAGGAACTGCTGGATACTCGCGTACGTCCCGCCGTCGCACAAGATGGTGGCGATATCACGTTCCACGGTTTTGATCGCGGCGTGGTTTATCTCCATATGCAGGGTGCTTGCGCTGGTTGTCCGTCATCAACCATTACTTTGAAGATGGGTATTGAGAACCTTCTGCGCCATTACATCCCCGAAGTGACTGAGGTGCGCCCCGTTGGTGTCTGAACCACTCATTTTGGGATTTGATACATCGGCCGCGCATTGCGCGGCCGCTTTGCTGCGCGGGGATCAATTGTTGGCGTATCGGCGTGAAGAAATGTCACGTGGGCAGGCCGAGCGGTTGATGCCGCTGCTTGAAGGCATGCTAGCGGAACAAGACATTGGCTGGCGCAACCTGACGGCCATTGGTGTTGGTGTCGGGCCGGGGAACTTCACGGGCATTCGCATTTCTGTTTCTGCGGCGCGTGGTTTGGCGCTGGGGCTGGGCATTCCAGCCATTGGCGTGTCGACGTTTGATGCGCTGCGGTTTGGCCATGACGCTACAATGATCGCTGCCGTAAAAGGACCTGCGGACAGAACTTATGTGCAGCTCGGATCGGGCGACCCCATTCTGTGTGGGCCAGACGATATGCCGGATTACCCGGAAAAGGCAGAGCCCAATCTGGTGGCTTACCCTTCGGTTGAGGCATTGGCATTAGACACTGAATTGATGGAGGTTCCTTCGTGCTTTCCCTTGGCTGAGGCGATTGCGCGCCATGCGTTGGCGCGTGGCTTTGATCAGATCGAACCACCTGCGCCACTTTACATCAAATCGGCGGATGCGGCGCCGTCGCGTGATGCACCACCGGTGATGCTGGATGACGCCTGAGCAGATGGCCATGTGTCATGCCCGTGCTTTTGCGGGACAGGGGCGAGCATGGTCGGAAGTGGAATTTACATCCCTTCTGCAAAGCCCACATGTGTTTTGTGTCGGCAATGAACATACCTTTGCCTTGGGACGTGCGGTTGCAGGCGAAGCAGAGCTTTTGACTTTGGCAACCGATCCGGCCCAACAACGACAGGGGTTGGGGCGCATAGCCTTACTGGCGTTTGAGGATGCAGCTCGAAAGCGTGGCGCAGATACCTGCTTTCTCGAAGTTGCAGCAGATAACGTTGCTGCGACGTCTCTGTATCGCCACGCGGGTTTTGAGGAGATTGCCCGTCGGGCAGCATATTATGATAAACCCTCGGGTTCGAGGGCCGATGCGCTTGTTTTACAAAAGAGTTTGCTGCCTGGACATTGAGTGGACTGATTAAGTTATTGCTCTGCGCTATTAGATATGGAATAAAATAAGAACAATAAGTGAACACTTTATTCATTTTGTTTTATAAAGGCCCGTATCCCATGCCAGATTTAGTGCTCTACCTGCCCGGATTTATTGCTGCATATGCGATCTTGTTGGTCGGGGCGTCATCACCCGGGCCTGCGGTGGCGATGTTACTGGGAATCGCCACTTCGCAGGGGCGCGGGCCGGCACTGGTTGGTGCGGCGGGGATCGCGAGTGGAAGTATCGTGATTAACATTGCGACACTTTTGGGGATTGGGTTGATTGTTTCGCAAATGGCTTGGTTCATGGGGGTGATGCGTCTGGTTGGCGCAGCCTATCTGCTGTGGCTGGCGTATAATGCGTTCCAAAAGGCAATCAAACCACCAGTAATCAAAGCCTCCGATATTAAACAAAAATCATTGTACCGTATCTTTATGGCGGGTTTTATGCTGCAGGTCAGCAACCCGAAAGCCATTGTGTTTTGGCTCGCAATTGCATCGATTGGTGCGACTGAAGGTGGTGGGGGCTTGATTGTGGCGCTGTTTGTGACCGGCGCCTTCCTGATTTCCTTTGGCTGCCATGGGGCATGGGCGCTATTGCTTTCTTCCAGACCGATCCGGACAGCGTACCAAGTTGCACGTCGCTGGATCGAGGCGGGGCTTGGTGCATTTTTTGGATTTGCTGCCTATAAATTGGCCACGACCGAGCTGTAAGAGCAGGCGATATCACCTGCTGATCACGAAACATAAGGCCAGTTCACAAATTTTGATCGTACCTGAGGCCTGTCTGGTCATATGCTGACTTGCAAAGTGAC is a window from the Roseovarius sp. EL26 genome containing:
- a CDS encoding GNAT family N-acetyltransferase, producing MTPEQMAMCHARAFAGQGRAWSEVEFTSLLQSPHVFCVGNEHTFALGRAVAGEAELLTLATDPAQQRQGLGRIALLAFEDAARKRGADTCFLEVAADNVAATSLYRHAGFEEIARRAAYYDKPSGSRADALVLQKSLLPGH
- the glyA gene encoding serine hydroxymethyltransferase → MSDSGFFTESLSSRDPELFGAITNELGRQRDEIELIASENIVSAAVMEAQGSVLTNKYAEGYPGRRYYGGCQFADVAENLAIDRAKQLFGCEFANVQPNSGSQANQGVFQALLQPGDTILGMNLASGGHLTHGAAPNQSGKWFNAVQYGVRKEDNLIDYDQIQALATEHQPKMLIAGGSAIPRVIDFAKMREIADSVGAYLHVDMAHFAGLVAAGEHPSPFPHAHVATTTTHKTLRGPRGGMIVTNDEAIAKKVNSAIFPGIQGGPLMHVIAAKAVAFGEALQPEFKQYIKQVRANAVALADQLIKGGLDIVTGGTDTHVMLVDLRPKKVTGNITDAALGRAHITTNKNGIPFDPEKPTVTSGIRLGTPAGTTRGFGEAEFREIADLIVEVVDGLAANGPNGNAEVEANVRTKVAALCARFPLYPNH
- a CDS encoding NifU family protein, which gives rise to MFIQTESTPNPATLKFLPGQMVLEMGTADFPSAEGSEKSPLAERIFKAQGVTGVFLGNDFVTVTKANDVEWDHIKPAILGAIMEHFQSGQPVMLGDASQNSGHAEHDGENGEVVNQIKELLDTRVRPAVAQDGGDITFHGFDRGVVYLHMQGACAGCPSSTITLKMGIENLLRHYIPEVTEVRPVGV
- a CDS encoding LysE family translocator, whose protein sequence is MPDLVLYLPGFIAAYAILLVGASSPGPAVAMLLGIATSQGRGPALVGAAGIASGSIVINIATLLGIGLIVSQMAWFMGVMRLVGAAYLLWLAYNAFQKAIKPPVIKASDIKQKSLYRIFMAGFMLQVSNPKAIVFWLAIASIGATEGGGGLIVALFVTGAFLISFGCHGAWALLLSSRPIRTAYQVARRWIEAGLGAFFGFAAYKLATTEL
- the tsaB gene encoding tRNA (adenosine(37)-N6)-threonylcarbamoyltransferase complex dimerization subunit type 1 TsaB — protein: MSEPLILGFDTSAAHCAAALLRGDQLLAYRREEMSRGQAERLMPLLEGMLAEQDIGWRNLTAIGVGVGPGNFTGIRISVSAARGLALGLGIPAIGVSTFDALRFGHDATMIAAVKGPADRTYVQLGSGDPILCGPDDMPDYPEKAEPNLVAYPSVEALALDTELMEVPSCFPLAEAIARHALARGFDQIEPPAPLYIKSADAAPSRDAPPVMLDDA